GTTCACCACTGCTCCTTTGACTCAGTGGAGGCAGCAGCAGCATCAATCATCTGCCATGAGTTCTTCAAGTGAGAACTCATCTGCATCGACCACCTCTCCGTCCTTACCATCCCAAGCTTCTGTCTTCACTATCTCCAGTGTTCCGTCTATGGGCAAATTCCCTTTTCCTCCTGCCTTAGCTTCCTTCACGAATTCTCTGATAACACAGAAGAGAAAAGACCTGTTGTCAGCTACCAAAAAATATACAAGGACCATTGGTTTGTTGTATTGGCTGTCTTGACGAAAGATAAGACACAAGAAACACACTTACATGAGGTGTTTAACCTCAAAACCGCTTTTAAGTGGAGCATAAGCTCCTTTCTTTGCATTCAAGGCTACCATTGCTGGGTAACCATATCCTCCAACACCAACACGCTTCTCCAAATCAGGTTGCTTCCCAGCAGCCACCCACACAAAGCTGCATTATACAATCAAAATCCACCAAAACATAATCACAAAATAAGCAAGACCACAGTACTATAAAATCAAAAGTCATGCCATTTTTATTAGAGTTTTGAACCGTAAAAATCTGTTGATTAGAAAGATTCAAATTCAAACACAGGGCATCAACTTCAATCATATCAAACTCTAACAAATAATTCTTAAAATCTGGTTTACTTGTTAATATAGAACTATTCATCTACAGCTTTCAAACTTTTATCCTTCCCAACTGAGAACTGGAATATG
The Raphanus sativus cultivar WK10039 unplaced genomic scaffold, ASM80110v3 Scaffold0466, whole genome shotgun sequence DNA segment above includes these coding regions:
- the LOC130502246 gene encoding protein disulfide-isomerase like 2-2-like; translated protein: MEEKCGPAAICFVSFLPDILDSKAEGRNKYLEMLLSVAEKFKKDPYSFVWVAAGKQPDLEKRVGVGGYGYPAMVALNAKKGAYAPLKSGFEVKHLIEFVKEAKAGGKGNLPIDGTLEIVKTEAWDGKDGEVVDADEFSLEELMADD